A stretch of Venenivibrio stagnispumantis DNA encodes these proteins:
- the rgy gene encoding reverse gyrase: MIPIIYKNMCPNCGGDISSERLQKGILCEKCLPEEIPHEEICDFLGYGQFKKICDLWEEVDKFKKFFENILKNSLWSIQETWAIRYFLGISHALLAPTGIGKTTFGLILSKYLVENKNGKVYLVFPTQILVEQAYDRLVKFGVNPDVIIPYCQKFAKTKKKQEEFKEKIQNADFNILITTSMFLYKNIDIIPKSIYDFIFIDDVDSILKSAKNIDKVLMLLGFDEKDIEETMKFLSYKAKIFSKPNPSDEELEIYKNWQRKIENISKKRKGVLIVSSATSNPKSRRVLLFRELLGFEVGRPSLTLRNIEDIYEDSKDLWKDSIQKIKELGNGGLVFLSSSETKEKLEEYIQFLKDNGIDAIHYEEFWERLEDYKQGKAPVAVGFASYRNPLARGVDLPDTIRYALFLGVPKLVFNISIEEKFSHLYYFLLIITPFLTKNKLITPDITQKLYNYINFLKIYAFFDEEKLDENKLNKLREIQNFALSLLNNKDIFNAIKNSPEITLKEENGQFILITADVSGYIQASGRTSRLYPGGLTKGISYILKDDEKAFYSLTKKVRWFNEDITFKHISEINLEEILKKVDEDREKVKKILAGEIIPEERKRFITTLVIVESPNKARTIATFFGKPLRRKLKDIDAYEIGVGDRFLTIVATKGHIFDLNKELYYFGVKKDKNIFIPIFEPIVEDEERGETKKDIIESIRELDLEVENIFVATDPDTEGEKIAYDIYLNSKIFNTDIKRAEFHEVTKRAFLEAINNPRNFDENLVKAQLIRRIADRWVGFTISQYVQEKLNKSWLSAGRVQTPVLEWIIKRAEEASKKVVVVIIYLNDTPVEFIFEDKNQGKYFFEKLEYVIIEEEKKEEEKLFETPFSTDKMLKEAAAVLKFSPQKTMELAQDLFESGLITYHRTDSIRVSPVGISVAKEYISENYGEQFFSAKTFSTAGGAHECIRPTKPIDAEELKSTIFTMNLTGITKDHIKLYDLIFRQFIASQMKEVLVEKTTYKVKAFDKETEISLFTKIIEDGFNLVKPIKIQTIPVGKQNVVQNKKYSLRPKVPYYTYATVIQDMKEKGIGRPSTYAVTIEKLLERKYIIERNGFLFPTKLGKTVLDLIKKREDFYKFVNENYTKELEELMDKVEKNEADYMKILQQMFKEIID; encoded by the coding sequence ATGATACCTATTATTTATAAGAATATGTGTCCAAATTGTGGTGGAGATATCAGTTCAGAAAGACTACAAAAAGGAATTTTATGTGAAAAATGTCTTCCGGAAGAGATTCCTCATGAAGAGATATGTGATTTTTTAGGTTATGGACAATTTAAAAAAATATGTGATTTATGGGAAGAAGTTGATAAATTTAAAAAATTCTTTGAAAATATTTTAAAAAATTCCCTCTGGTCTATTCAGGAAACCTGGGCTATTAGATATTTTCTCGGTATATCCCATGCTTTACTTGCTCCTACTGGTATAGGAAAAACAACTTTTGGATTAATATTATCCAAATATTTGGTAGAAAATAAAAATGGAAAAGTTTATCTTGTTTTTCCTACCCAGATATTAGTAGAACAGGCTTATGATAGATTGGTAAAATTCGGAGTAAATCCAGATGTAATCATTCCATACTGTCAAAAATTTGCAAAAACAAAGAAAAAACAAGAAGAATTTAAAGAAAAAATACAAAATGCAGATTTTAACATACTTATAACAACTTCAATGTTTTTATACAAAAATATAGATATCATTCCAAAATCTATTTATGATTTTATCTTTATTGATGATGTAGATAGTATTTTAAAAAGTGCTAAAAATATAGATAAAGTGTTAATGCTTCTTGGATTTGATGAAAAAGATATTGAAGAAACAATGAAATTTTTAAGCTATAAAGCAAAAATATTCTCAAAACCAAATCCATCAGATGAAGAATTAGAAATATATAAAAATTGGCAAAGAAAGATTGAAAATATATCTAAAAAAAGAAAAGGTGTTTTAATTGTATCTTCTGCAACATCTAATCCAAAATCAAGAAGGGTATTGTTATTTAGAGAACTTCTTGGATTTGAGGTTGGAAGACCTTCTTTAACATTGAGGAATATAGAAGATATTTATGAAGATTCAAAAGATTTATGGAAGGATTCTATACAAAAAATTAAAGAACTTGGAAATGGTGGTCTTGTGTTTTTATCTTCTTCCGAAACAAAGGAAAAACTTGAAGAATATATCCAGTTTCTAAAAGATAATGGGATAGATGCTATCCATTATGAAGAGTTTTGGGAAAGGCTTGAAGATTATAAACAAGGTAAAGCACCGGTTGCAGTAGGATTTGCAAGTTATAGAAATCCACTTGCAAGAGGTGTTGATTTACCAGATACAATCAGATATGCTTTATTCTTAGGTGTCCCGAAACTTGTTTTTAATATATCTATTGAAGAAAAATTTAGCCATCTTTATTATTTTCTACTGATTATTACACCATTTTTAACAAAAAATAAATTGATAACACCGGATATAACCCAAAAACTTTATAATTATATAAATTTTTTAAAGATTTATGCATTTTTTGATGAAGAAAAACTTGATGAAAATAAATTAAATAAATTAAGAGAAATACAAAACTTTGCTTTATCCCTGCTGAATAATAAAGATATTTTTAATGCTATTAAAAACTCTCCGGAAATAACATTAAAAGAAGAAAATGGACAATTTATATTAATAACTGCCGATGTTAGCGGATATATACAGGCATCCGGTAGAACATCAAGACTTTATCCGGGTGGGCTTACTAAGGGAATATCTTATATTCTAAAAGATGATGAAAAAGCATTTTATTCATTAACAAAAAAAGTAAGATGGTTTAATGAAGATATAACATTTAAACATATATCTGAAATCAATTTAGAAGAGATATTAAAAAAAGTAGATGAAGACAGGGAAAAAGTTAAAAAAATATTGGCAGGGGAAATTATTCCGGAAGAGAGAAAAAGATTTATAACAACTTTAGTAATAGTAGAATCACCAAATAAAGCAAGAACAATAGCAACATTTTTTGGAAAACCATTAAGAAGAAAATTAAAAGATATAGATGCTTATGAAATAGGAGTTGGAGATAGATTTTTAACAATTGTAGCAACAAAAGGGCATATTTTTGATTTAAATAAAGAACTTTATTATTTTGGAGTGAAAAAGGATAAAAATATATTTATTCCTATATTTGAGCCTATAGTTGAAGATGAAGAAAGGGGGGAGACAAAAAAAGATATTATAGAAAGTATAAGAGAACTTGATTTAGAAGTTGAAAATATTTTTGTAGCAACAGACCCTGATACAGAAGGAGAAAAAATTGCTTATGATATATATCTAAACTCCAAAATTTTTAATACAGATATAAAAAGAGCCGAGTTTCATGAAGTTACTAAAAGGGCATTCTTGGAAGCAATCAATAATCCAAGAAATTTTGATGAAAATCTTGTAAAAGCACAGCTAATAAGAAGAATAGCCGATAGATGGGTTGGATTTACTATATCCCAGTATGTTCAGGAAAAGCTAAATAAAAGTTGGCTATCTGCCGGAAGAGTTCAAACTCCTGTATTAGAATGGATAATAAAAAGAGCAGAAGAAGCTTCTAAAAAGGTTGTAGTTGTTATAATTTACTTAAATGATACTCCGGTAGAGTTTATATTTGAAGATAAAAATCAAGGCAAATATTTCTTTGAAAAGCTGGAATATGTAATTATTGAAGAAGAAAAGAAAGAAGAAGAAAAGCTTTTTGAAACACCATTTTCTACCGATAAAATGCTTAAAGAAGCTGCTGCCGTTTTAAAATTTTCACCTCAAAAAACGATGGAATTGGCACAGGATTTATTTGAATCCGGTCTTATCACATATCATAGAACAGATAGTATAAGGGTATCTCCAGTTGGAATTTCGGTTGCAAAGGAATATATATCAGAAAATTACGGAGAGCAGTTTTTCTCAGCTAAAACTTTTTCTACAGCAGGTGGAGCCCATGAATGTATCAGACCTACAAAACCTATAGATGCAGAAGAATTAAAATCAACAATATTTACAATGAATTTAACCGGCATAACCAAAGACCATATAAAACTTTATGACCTAATATTCAGACAATTTATAGCATCCCAGATGAAAGAAGTTTTAGTAGAAAAAACAACTTACAAAGTAAAAGCTTTTGACAAAGAAACTGAAATTTCATTATTTACAAAGATAATAGAAGATGGTTTTAATTTGGTAAAACCTATAAAAATCCAGACTATACCGGTAGGAAAACAAAATGTTGTTCAAAATAAAAAATATAGCCTTAGACCAAAAGTTCCTTATTACACTTATGCAACGGTCATTCAAGATATGAAAGAAAAAGGAATAGGAAGACCTTCAACTTATGCTGTTACAATAGAAAAATTATTAGAAAGAAAATATATAATAGAGAGAAATGGTTTCTTATTTCCTACAAAACTTGGAAAAACTGTTTTAGATTTAATAAAAAAGAGAGAGGATTTTTATAAATTTGTTAATGAAAATTACACAAAAGAACTTGAAGAACTAATGGATAAAGTGGAAAAAAATGAAGCAGATTATATGAAAATCTTACAGCAAATGTTTAAGGAGATAATTGATTAA
- a CDS encoding Do family serine endopeptidase, whose protein sequence is MKKVVPAILVIFAVFYFVKAQFTKEKPFFENPSSPAPQSYPALEQIEQERIKLVESVSPGVVTIFTVQEITVPNPFADIPFGDFFGIPNDKQFKQRIQGLGSGFIVKVDREKKLVYLLTNNHVVENAKNIQVRFKNKMILDAKIVGTDKLSDVAVIAVPFKRGIENFAEKNILRLGDSDKLKVGSTVIAIGSPLGLTNTVTMGIVSALNRQIEDRPGEGFIQTDAAINPGNSGGPLINIRGEVIGINTAIIQGAQGLGFAVPINQAKWVMEQILTYGKVKRSKIGVIIQPLTADLAEHFGVTEGALVAQVQPGSPADKAGIRPGDVIVAVNGKKISDITDLQNNVMRNPPGTVLRITIIRDGKKIDLDVKTVSFDETLPEEEGEKPTDIETDIGLIVRDLTPDLMQKFRLPNVQGVFVYGVKSGSLADEAGLQVGDIILSVNRIPVKSTNEFWNIIKSEIKKGSDSVLLYIQRGDAKIFITMPLK, encoded by the coding sequence ATGAAAAAGGTAGTTCCTGCTATACTTGTAATTTTTGCTGTTTTTTATTTTGTTAAAGCTCAATTTACAAAAGAAAAACCATTTTTTGAAAATCCTTCATCTCCTGCACCTCAAAGTTATCCAGCATTAGAACAGATAGAGCAAGAAAGAATAAAACTTGTAGAATCGGTTTCACCGGGAGTTGTTACGATATTTACAGTTCAAGAGATTACAGTGCCTAATCCATTTGCAGATATACCTTTTGGAGATTTTTTTGGAATACCTAATGATAAACAATTTAAACAAAGAATTCAGGGACTTGGCTCTGGATTTATAGTAAAAGTTGATAGAGAGAAAAAGTTAGTTTATCTTTTGACAAATAATCATGTTGTTGAAAATGCAAAAAATATTCAGGTAAGATTTAAAAATAAGATGATTTTAGATGCAAAAATAGTAGGAACTGATAAATTAAGTGATGTTGCAGTTATAGCAGTTCCTTTTAAAAGGGGAATAGAAAATTTTGCTGAAAAAAATATTTTAAGACTTGGTGATTCTGATAAATTGAAAGTAGGAAGCACGGTTATAGCCATAGGAAGCCCTCTTGGATTGACAAATACGGTAACTATGGGAATAGTATCAGCTTTAAATAGACAGATAGAAGACAGACCGGGAGAAGGTTTTATACAAACAGATGCAGCAATAAATCCAGGGAATTCAGGAGGGCCCCTTATAAATATTAGAGGTGAAGTTATCGGAATAAATACTGCTATAATACAAGGAGCACAGGGACTTGGTTTTGCTGTGCCTATAAACCAAGCAAAATGGGTAATGGAACAGATACTTACTTACGGAAAAGTTAAAAGAAGCAAAATAGGTGTTATTATTCAACCTCTTACAGCAGATTTGGCAGAACATTTTGGTGTTACAGAAGGAGCCTTGGTTGCCCAAGTTCAACCCGGTTCACCGGCAGATAAAGCAGGTATAAGACCCGGAGATGTTATAGTAGCCGTAAATGGTAAAAAAATAAGTGATATAACTGATTTACAAAATAATGTAATGAGAAATCCACCGGGAACTGTTTTAAGAATAACAATAATAAGAGATGGAAAAAAGATAGATTTAGATGTTAAAACAGTATCTTTTGATGAAACTCTGCCAGAAGAAGAAGGAGAAAAACCAACAGATATAGAAACAGATATAGGATTGATAGTTAGAGATTTAACACCGGATTTAATGCAAAAATTTAGATTACCTAATGTCCAAGGTGTTTTTGTATATGGAGTAAAATCTGGTTCTCTTGCTGACGAAGCAGGATTACAAGTAGGAGATATTATATTATCTGTAAATAGAATACCTGTAAAATCAACAAACGAGTTTTGGAATATAATAAAATCAGAAATTAAAAAAGGAAGTGACTCTGTATTGTTGTATATTCAAAGGGGAGATGCTAAAATATTTATAACAATGCCTTTAAAATAA
- the nadD gene encoding nicotinate (nicotinamide) nucleotide adenylyltransferase → MIALFGGSFDPVHLGHLRIAEDIREYFSFEKIIFIPAFISPLKEKSFAPAEKRLEMLKIAISDNPYFDVSDYEIKKEGKSYTIETAIYYRSILNYNPIFILGLDAILTLHKWKEPEKLLKIANFIVVQRGEDGFNRLKDYLSKNFPFATILKDKNIQKEKTAIYLFNSRKINISSTEIRERVKSGKSIKYLVLSQIEDYIYKNKLYL, encoded by the coding sequence ATGATAGCTTTATTTGGTGGAAGCTTTGACCCGGTTCATCTGGGTCATCTTCGTATTGCTGAAGATATTAGAGAATATTTTTCTTTTGAAAAGATTATCTTTATTCCTGCTTTTATTTCACCTCTCAAAGAAAAAAGTTTTGCACCGGCAGAAAAAAGATTAGAGATGTTAAAAATTGCCATTTCTGATAATCCTTATTTTGATGTATCAGATTATGAGATAAAAAAAGAAGGTAAATCTTACACCATAGAAACTGCTATATATTATCGTAGTATTTTAAATTATAATCCTATATTTATATTAGGCTTGGATGCAATATTAACTTTACACAAATGGAAAGAGCCGGAAAAATTATTAAAAATTGCAAATTTTATAGTAGTTCAAAGAGGAGAAGATGGATTTAATAGATTAAAAGATTATTTATCAAAAAATTTTCCATTTGCTACGATTTTAAAAGATAAAAATATACAAAAAGAAAAAACAGCAATCTATCTATTTAATTCAAGAAAGATTAATATTTCTTCTACAGAGATAAGGGAAAGAGTAAAATCCGGTAAATCTATAAAATATCTTGTATTATCACAAATAGAAGATTATATCTATAAGAATAAATTATATCTTTAA